Part of the Mytilus edulis chromosome 9, xbMytEdul2.2, whole genome shotgun sequence genome, ccctggtgtaataatttttcagtaatacataaatttctctcgttaaaatctaaaacattgttacatacacgagcgaatcgtacacgttgagatatataaacaacgTAAGATggttatagttatcaaaggtaccaggattataatttagtacgctagacgcgcgtttcgtctacataagactcaccagtgacgctcagatcgaaatagtttaatagccaaacaagtacaaatttgaaggaacattgaggacccaaaaattccaaaacgttgtgccaaataccgctaatgttatctattcctgggataagaacatccttagtttccgaaaataataaagttttaaaacaggaaatttataaaaatgaccatataattgatattcatgtaaacaccaaagttctgactactgggctggtgatacactcggggacgaaacgtccaccagcagtgacatcgacctagtggtgtaaatagttatcaaaggtaccaggattataatttaatacgcaagacgcgcgtttcgtctacataagactcatcagtgacactcaaatcgAAATAGTCAAatagccaaataagtacaaagttgaagagcattgaggacccaaaattccaaaacgttgtgccaaataccaCTAATGTTATCTATTcattggataagaaaatccttaagtTTAtcgaaaaaataaaagttttataacagaaaatttataaaaatgaccatatgatattcatgtcaacaacgaagtgctgactactgggctggtgataccctcggggacgaaacgtccaccagcagtggcatcgacccagtggtgtaaatagttatcaaaggtaccaggactatagtTTAATACTCcaggcgcgtttcgtctacataagactcatcagtgacgctcatatcgaaatagttcAATAGTCAAACAAGTACCggcgcgcgtttcgtatacataagactcatcagtgacgctcatatcgaaacaGTTaaatagccaaacaagtacaaagttgaagagcattgatgacctataactttacattaattgtttccCATAGACATGGAAGAAAAGTATCCTGTAAAGCAATTTATATATAAGGGGATTATGAAAAAGACATAAGACAACATAACctttttattttaagataataactctattttaaaattacatatgAACAAGTGTATTTAACAAGCAAGCATATGTAAGATAGTTTATAGGCACTAATATAAATCGGTTTACTTGACAATGTTCACACTAGCCCAATTCAGTGGGCTGCTTCCAAAGTAAAGACAGGTAGTCAAAGGTCTACTATCATCTATAAAttccctttttgatataaaattactaatttttgtttatttaactgCTATTagggttgcactttgtaaattcCGCAGTTTCACAAATCAAGCTTTTTTTGTGAAGAAATATATAGATAAATTGATTTGTTTACGTACTGATTCCCACATATGATCTATATGTttcatccttcaacaatgagaaaacaacaTTAGTCAACtattaaagatttaatttgaATAGAATATTAACTTTAAAGATTACCTCAATAATCATTTTTTGGATCTAACTTGGCCTAATGTGATATTTGCTTGTGACACTGTCTGTAACTTAATAGttgtaattatttgtttgcacaagttttgATTACACATTACACTGTTGCTTTAATGACTAATTTTGATTAATTGTTCAATCAACACTTTAACAACCTGATATTTTAACTTCATATAACTTGGCTTCCTTGGTTGTACTGCTTATAGATTTGGTACATCCAATGACAAGCTGTCCTGTTGACGTAAAGGCCAGGGAAAGTGGAAGTTCTATTCCTAAGTCTTTTGTGTTGAACATTGTAATCAGCCGACCTGTATTGGTTAGAATATGCAAGTAACAAGTGTTTAGATCCATTACAATAACATTGTCTCTTGGTGTTGTCACTATTCTTATTGGTTGTAATGGTCTGTCTTTGTTGACATCTGTATGTCCTGTATATGCATTGATTATATTCCCTCCCTGTCCTAACACCAACACTCTACCTCTGTcattatttgtcttaaaatctgCTACATGTATATTCCCATTAATTGTACTGGTTATACACCTTGGATAATTAAATATAGGTTGATTATGTTGAtcattttcatatacatttttatgatctCCCTTCTCATTCATTACAAACACAGCTCTTCTTCCTAGTTTATCATCATTACCTCCTACTATGACTTTGTTACCACTGGTAATGTGGATGCATGTGGGAACTAAATGTTTCAGATCATATACAGTATCTGTCAGATTACAAGTAATGATATTGAGTTGTTTTAGTCTTGATCCTTTTGTGGACAGGAGAACATCATTAGATTGAAGTGCCGCCATACCATAGACCTTGATGCTGAAGTTTGATATTACTCTAAGCTTGTTTCCTTGTAACTCAACTCTTTGTAAATCTTCATCTTTTCCAGAACTTATCCACAATGAATTGTCCGGGGATGGAGATAAATGTATAATCTTGCCAAGTTCTGTTTGATATTGTTTATCGATAAATAGCACAATATTTGGATCAACTGATGAAACTTGCTCTCTTTGTATGACTCCAACATTAGACTGAGTGATCTCCCCTGGTATAAATATTGGGGTAGAGCTATAGCTTGACTGTGTATGTGGTGCTTGGACTGTCATGGATTGCTCAGTTAATCTGATATCTGAGAAAAACTTTGTGACATcagtattttgaattatttcctTGACTTCATTGTCCTTGTCTTCTGCCAGCTCCATTGAACTAGACATTGCATTTTGATCAGATTCAATTGACTTCACAGCAGTTTTATGACCTTGTTCTAATTCATTTCTAATCCCTTTAAAATAGTTATCTACTGCAGCTCTGACAGCTTTTTCATGAGTAAGAATATCTTGACTTACTTTTGTGAATTTTGACTTTTCTGACGTTATTAGTTGGTTCATCTGATCAATTTTAGCTACCATGTTTAATTTCTCTTTTTGAATATTAGCTTGTTTTTTCTTGAGTTTGTCTACTTTCATATCATATCCTTCCATTATTTCGATAAGGTCATGTTTCTTGTGAACCTTTGACACACAAGTTGGACAGATCAAATTGTCACAGGTTTTACAGAAAAGACAGCAGTTTTGTCCATCATGTTCTTTGCactttatgtttttaaaatctaATTCTGCAGAATGCAGTCCTATCTCCCTTATATCAATGATCTTATGATCCTGtgcatttttaaattttgaatgtacTTTTTCCTTGCAATGATTACACATAAGTAGTCTACAGTCCAAACATTTCCACTTAATTGGTCTATCAGCTTCACATAAACCACAACTAACAGGTACCTGGCTTATTTGAATGGAATGCGAGTATGCCatatttgtaacttgtaacaCAGGTATTATACTTTCTGGATGTTTATCTTGGTTACATTAGTTAGATGATATCAAGCTCAAAGTTGTGTATGCTTATAATATGATATGAAATGTACATTAAAATAACATTGATGACCAAAATATGATAAAgggatgtggtttgattgccaatgagataacaatCAAcagttcaaagtttttttttaaataaaagatagtTAGAAAACTTTATCTGTTTAGATGTAGATTTTCACAATAGTAGACATGTAATGTATATGTATAAGGGTTGCTAAAAATTTCAATACTATAACGAG contains:
- the LOC139490269 gene encoding uncharacterized protein, whose product is MAYSHSIQISQVPVSCGLCEADRPIKWKCLDCRLLMCNHCKEKVHSKFKNAQDHKIIDIREIGLHSAELDFKNIKCKEHDGQNCCLFCKTCDNLICPTCVSKVHKKHDLIEIMEGYDMKVDKLKKKQANIQKEKLNMVAKIDQMNQLITSEKSKFTKVSQDILTHEKAVRAAVDNYFKGIRNELEQGHKTAVKSIESDQNAMSSSMELAEDKDNEVKEIIQNTDVTKFFSDIRLTEQSMTVQAPHTQSSYSSTPIFIPGEITQSNVGVIQREQVSSVDPNIVLFIDKQYQTELGKIIHLSPSPDNSLWISSGKDEDLQRVELQGNKLRVISNFSIKVYGMAALQSNDVLLSTKGSRLKQLNIITCNLTDTVYDLKHLVPTCIHITSGNKVIVGGNDDKLGRRAVFVMNEKGDHKNVYENDQHNQPIFNYPRCITSTINGNIHVADFKTNNDRGRVLVLGQGGNIINAYTGHTDVNKDRPLQPIRIVTTPRDNVIVMDLNTCYLHILTNTGRLITMFNTKDLGIELPLSLAFTSTGQLVIGCTKSISSTTKEAKLYEVKISGC